GTTGCATGGGATTTAAGGAGATATTTTGTCACTAACGTTAATACAACTAACGCTGTGACATCAGGCAAGTCAACTTACTCTGCACGATCTAGCTAGCAAGTAAAGTTGGTGTTTCTGCACAGTTTAGAAAATAGTCTATAGCGCAAGCATGGCGGTAGCCTGTACTGATAATTACGTAACATTACGTAATTACTTGATATTTAAGGTGGGTTGGTTAGCAGTactttatatatatagtttaaTAGTTTAATGCGACAAACAATTTACATTAGCAAGCTGAATATTATCGAACGAATATAGCTTTATTCCTGACAGCAGTTAAGCAGTCTATCTTGATGTTAGTTCAAATAACGTGATGCATGATTGCACGAAACTAAAGATTTGTCCTGAGGTTTCCATGTATTAACAAAAGAGGTTGCCAGGTTCACTTGGTCTAACCCAGAGCTttccaatcttatccagaaagggccggtgtgggtgcaagtttttgtttcagccaagGACTACGACACCTGTTTCAACTAATGAACTGAtaatggtcttcagtcaagacggcgataagtagaatcaggtgtcttagtgctggcgtaaaacaaaaacctgcacccacaccggcccttttcggataagattggacaccctgGTTTACCCTATGTTTAGGTAAGTGCCCTTTTCTGTCGGTTACTGTCCCAATGTCTCACAGACCAAATCGGTGAATGTGTTTCAGGACACGTTCTCTGGATGTTGGGGCTGCGTGCTCTTCTGGGGATCGGATTCCTGGTGACGTCACGAGGCAGCGGTGTTCTTTCTCAGAGAGGGGCGTGCCCAGTGGCCGGTGGGCCTAACCTTTTCTACAAGGATTGCCCTGGACACAGGCTGTCCACCAtggctcagccaatcaaataCCTCGGGTGAGTTCTTTCATGAGAGGAGATATCTTGTGGTGTCaaaatttagatttatttttgataaGGTGAGTAAAATTTTCAGATTTATTGATAGGTAGACAAGACTTGATAGGTAATGCTTGCTGTATTCACCCACTAGGAAAATATAGCGCTATAAAAATTTAGTGACACAGCTCACATTTTTaagtatgtaaaaatgcaagctTTGGAGGTCGCTCAGGAGTGCCACAAATATCTGCGATAAATAATGTGGGCAGCTAGGGGTTATGGAATAGTTTGTGTTTGAGAGATCCGAGATCaccccttgtgtgtgtgcgtgcgtgcgtgtgtgtgtgtaggcaggAGGAGGCCCAGCGCATAGATGAGGAGTTGTTCACAGAGTACCGCTTCAGTGTGGATCAGCTGATGGAACTGGCAGGACTGAGCTGTGCCACCGCTGTTGCCAAGGTGATGCCCCGCCTCTTTCCTCTGTCCCTGCCTCTTTCCTCTGCCAACTCGCCGTTACAGCAGAGTGCCTTCGTGTTTAATATGCTGTGTCCCAATGATCATGTGACCTAGCTTACATGCTCCTTACCCCCCACTCGGGCTTGTCTGGTGTGACGTGTGCCTACACACTGCTTTTTTGTTACTGTGTACAcactttgtgtgtctgtaaatcttGTCCTGTACTGTCAGTGTACACACTGTTCCAGTACCCCTTtgtcctgtgtgtcctgtgtacATGCTGTTCTTCTGTGACTGTTGTCCTGTAAGATCAGTGTGTACACAGTCACTCTGTAACTCCTCCCCCTTGCTGACCCAGGCCTATCCCCTGGACTCCCTGGTCAAAGCCACGCCCTCCGTGTTGGTGGTCTGCGGCCCAGGCAACAACGGAGGGGACGGATTGGTCTGCGCACGACACCTCAAGCTGTTTGTGAGTCCTCCCACTTTCCACGCGGCATCCAATCACCTTGGGGCTTTTCTTCCCGGTGACCGCTAGTCTCCACCCCTAGAGCCCTGCTACTCAAATCATGGTCCTCAAGGGGCAAGAattgctggttttccaccctccctttacctgggagtcaggtatGAAGACATTCTGGCCAACCAGTGGCACTAATTGTTAAGttaattcagttaattaccagggtgaaaaaagaaacaggaccGGATTTGAGGTCCAGGTTTGAGCGTCTCTGCCCTAGAGCACGTGAgtcaaactccagccctggagtgCCACAGTTTCTGCTCAGCGCCAGCGggtcatttaagtcattgattggctcaGGAATCCACACGCATTGTTCTCAAGGGCTCAATTGGCAGCTGACTGATAGGGAAACGCAAAAACCCCCAGACACTGTGGGCCCCCCTGGGAATTAAGTGTGGTACCCCTGCTCTAGCACTTTGGTAAAGGCAAGTTTAGTCCTCCCGCAGTCTGACCAGTTCTACCAAGTTTTATCCAGTGCGACGCTGTGTTACCTTATTGGTCAATCGTTGAATCGGATGGAATCACCGATTCCCAATTGGAAAGTAATCTGCACAAAATGATGATTTGTCAGGAGCGTTAAGTAGCCACTAGTGGTTTACTAGTGAAGCACAGTCCTGATTGGGTGGACTCACCCACCCAGTCCTGATTTGGAGCTCACACCAGTGTCAGCTTGGTCAGGCTCGTAAGGTTGTGAGCCTGACAAGTGTGGCTAGTTCCACCAGATTTTACTCGTATCCCTCATTATCCTTACAGCTGTCTTGTTAGCAGACAGAATAACAGACTGACAGATCAGCACACAGATGGGATTGCGTAGCCTTCCACTCCACTCGCTGTCTTGGTGATACTCTATGTGGGAAATGAGGAAAGCTCAAGAGGAGGTGACAGAACCTGGCTATTATGACATCATCGagagtggccattttgtttgtgcCTGGCAGGGTTACGAGCCCAGCATTGTGTACCCCAAGCGGTCCAACAAGCCCCTGTTCCAGAACCTGATGACCCAGTGTGAGAAGATGGACATCCCCTTCCTGGCCGAGATGCCGTCTGAGGTACCGCCCCAcagctccctgtgtgtgtgcgtatggtctgtgtgtgtgtgcacgagtgtgtgcgtatggtgtgtacatgtgtttgtgtgtgtgcgtatggtctgtgtgtgtgcgtatggtgtgtacatgtgtttgtgtgcgtgcgtatggtctgtgtgtgtgcgtatggtgtgtacatgtgtttgtgtgtgtgcgtatggtctgtgtgtgtgcgcgcgagtgtgtgtgtggtgtgtgcatgtgtttatgtgtgtgcgtatggcatgtgtgtgtgcgcgcgagtgtgtgtgtatggtgtgtgcatgtgtttgtgtgtgtgtgcgtatggtctgtgtgtgtttgtgagtgtgtgcgtatggtctgtgtgtgtgtgtttgtgagtgtgtgtgtatggtctgtgtgtgtgtttgagtgtgtgcgtatggtctgtgtgtgtgtgtgcgcgagtgtgtgtgtatggtctgtgtgtgtgtatggtgtgtgtgtgtgtgcgtatggtttatgtgtgtgtgcgtatggtctgtgtgtgtttgtgagtgtgtgtgtatggtctgtgtgcatgtgtttgtgtgtgtgtgttcgtgtgtgcgtatggtctgtgtgtgtgtgtgtgtgtgcccgtatggtctgtgtgtgtgcgtgcgtgcgtatggtctgtgtgtgtgcgtatggtgtgtacatgtgtttgtgtgtgtgcgtatggtctgtgtgtgtgcgcgcgagtgtgtgtgtggtgtgtgcatgtgtttatgtgtgtgcgtatggcatgtgtgtgtgcgcgcgagtgtgtgtgtatggtgtgtgcatgtgtttgtgtgtgtgtgcgtatggtctgtgtgtgtttgtgagtgtgtgcgtatggtctgtgtgtgtgtgtttgtgagtgtgtgcgtatggtctgtgtgtgtgtatggtgtgtgtgtgtgcgtatggtttatgtgtgtgtgcgtatggtctgtgtgtgtttgtgagtgtgtgtgtatggtctgtgtgcatgtgtttgtgtgtgtgtgttcgtgtgtgcgtatggtctgtgtgtgtgtgtgtgtgtgcccgtatggtctgtgtgtgtgtgtgtgtgtgtgtgtgtgcgtatggtctgtgtgtgtgcgtgcgtgcgtatggtctgtgtgtgtgcgtatggtgtgtacatgtgtttgtgtgtgtgcgtatggcatgtgtgtgtgcgcgcgagtgtgtgtgtatggtgtgtgcatgtgtttgtgtgtgtgtgcgtatggtctgtgtgtgtgtgtgtgtgtgtgtgtgcgcgtgcgtgcgtatggtctgtgtgtgtgtgtgtgtgtgtgtgtgtgtgtgtgtgcgtgcgtacgtgcgtatggtgtgtgtgtgtgtgtgtgtgtgtgtgtgcgtgcgtgtgtatggtctgtgtgtgtgtgtgtgcgtgcatgcgtatggtctgtgtgtgtgtgtgtgtgtgtgtgcgtgcgtgtgtatggtctgtgtgtgtgtgtgtgtgtgcgtgcctacGTGCGTGCCTACGTGCGTGcctacgtgcgtgcgtgcggtctgtgtgtgtgtgtgtgtgtgtgtgtgtgtgtgtgtgtgtgtgtgcgcgcgtatggtctgtgtgtgtgtgtgtgtgtatggtgtgtgtatggtctgtgtgtgtgtgtgtgggtgtgcgtgcgtgtgtatggtctgtgtgttgtgtgtgtgtgtgtgtgggtgtgcgtgcgtgtgtatggtctgtctgtgtgtgtgtgtgtgtgtgtatggtctgtctgtgtgtgtgtgtgtgtgtgtgtgtgtgtgtgtgtatggtctgtgtgtgtgtgtgtgtgtgcgtgcgtgtgtatggtctgtgtgtgtgtgtgtgtgtgtgtgtttgcactcgTAAGTTTGCCTGCTGCTTTCGGCAGGCGGAGGTAGTCGACGAGGCCTACAACCTGGTGGTCGACGCCATTTTCGGCTTCAGCTTCAAGGGCGCGGTGCGGGAGCCCTTCGGCGCCATCCTGGCCACCCTGATAAAGGCCACCGTGCCCATCGCCAGCGTGGACATCCCCTCAGGTGGGCACGGGTACCCGCGCGGGTGCCCGACACACCGGACTCCCGCGGGTCCCACAGAACTTCTGAGGAAACGCGTCGCtttacaaaaacagcaatacGAGAGGATAACTTCTGTGACGTTCTAAGAATACAGATTTCTGTTTCTTTGGCGATTGTCGGGAATCTGCATTGTCAGGAATTTTACCGGTGTCTTCTCTAATAATAATTTCACCCAGGTCTGGCACCAGCACAGGTGCTTAGGTGGAGCAGGCTAGGACAGGGGTGACTCAACTGGGCCGTGGAGAGCCTTCTGTAATGGGTCTAGGGTTGGGTACCAAAACTCGGTACCACTATGGCACCGGTACCTGCCGGATCGAATCACATCTCAGATTTTGGTGCGTCGTTTCGGTGCCACACGACTTCAGTAGCTAACGTTACGCATGCACTGTCGACTCAGTCCATGTCAGCAGGTACCatcagcaagctagctaacgctaaTCTCAGTCGCAATTGTTCAATTTCTTTGCCTTTGCAATATAAAAACGTTATTTAATGTCGacatttgctatttaatttaaagaaggTATCTGTCCAGGCAACCGTTAAGGGTGCCTGATGTGGGACGGGTTCACCTGCTAGCTAGCCGGCTGGCTTGAAAAAGCGAGAGCTAGTGAGAGGAGAGCGGCGTTTCCTGAACGCCGTGATGGGTGAAGCTGACCTGACAGTCCCTCTCCACAGCAAAATGAAACGCCCGGGTTGGTCCAAATCACGGAGCGACAGGTTGCATATTCCTGGGCTGTTGGCTATAAGGCAACTCAGGAATATGCAACCTGCAGGAAAAGCAGGAAGCAGTAGGTGGAATTGCAGTGTAGTGTCGTGGCTTAGGAAGTGCACTTCTAACtcagaggttgcgggtttgagtcCCAGGTGGGCCGATCTCAGTGGGCTCTGTCGAAAAATGCTTTACCTCAGCTGCTTCAGTGTAATATCCAGCTTGGATAACGTGAATACATTAAACTGTAAGTTGCTTTGAAGGGGCTGTGTTAAGGAACTGTTTAATGTAATGATGAATGCATGTAAAACAGAGttgagtctttttttccctatagaATATGGAGTTGGCCAGATTGaagttttgtgtatttgtgtgtgtgtgtgtgtgtgtgtgtgtatatatgtgtgtgggtctgtgtgtgtgtgcttgcgtgcctGTGTAACTGCAGGCTGGGACGTGGAGAACGGTAGCTCTGACGGGATCCAGCCCGACCTGCTGATCTCCCTCACCGCCCCCAAGAAGGCGGCCTTGCACTTCCGTGGGCGCTACCACTACCTGGGGGGTCGTTTCGTGCCTCCCGCTCTGGAGAAGAAGTACCAGCTCAACCTACCT
This region of Anguilla rostrata isolate EN2019 chromosome 8, ASM1855537v3, whole genome shotgun sequence genomic DNA includes:
- the naxe gene encoding NAD(P)H-hydrate epimerase — its product is MLGLRALLGIGFLVTSRGSGVLSQRGACPVAGGPNLFYKDCPGHRLSTMAQPIKYLGQEEAQRIDEELFTEYRFSVDQLMELAGLSCATAVAKAYPLDSLVKATPSVLVVCGPGNNGGDGLVCARHLKLFGYEPSIVYPKRSNKPLFQNLMTQCEKMDIPFLAEMPSEAEVVDEAYNLVVDAIFGFSFKGAVREPFGAILATLIKATVPIASVDIPSGWDVENGSSDGIQPDLLISLTAPKKAALHFRGRYHYLGGRFVPPALEKKYQLNLPPYPGTECVYQLP